The Hemibagrus wyckioides isolate EC202008001 linkage group LG25, SWU_Hwy_1.0, whole genome shotgun sequence genome has a segment encoding these proteins:
- the bloc1s2 gene encoding biogenesis of lysosome-related organelles complex 1 subunit 2: MAATGQEAAAMDSISRVPPSVLQLRNDADTGEHPGHEEASGNVAPAPKRSTNNNDGGVETAEEATEPAEPDINELCKDMFEKMAVFLQGELTATCEDYKLLENMNKLTSLKYMEMKDISINISRNLQDLNQKYASLQPYLDQINQIEEQVTALEQAAYKLDTYSKKLEAKFKKLEKR, translated from the exons ATGGCGGCGACGGGACAGGAGGCAGCTGCTATGGACAGTATTTCTCGAGTGCCTCCATCAGTGCTTCAGCTGAGGAACGACGCCGATACGGGAGAACATCCTGGGCACGAAGAGGCGAGTGGAAATGTAGCGCCTGCGCCGAAAAGATCCACCAACAACA ATGATGGTGGAGTGGAAACAGCTGAAGAGGCTACAGAGCCGGCTGAGCCTGACATCAACGAGCTCTGCAAAGATATGTTTGAAAAGATGGCAGTTTTTCTACAAGGAGAACTGACAG ccaCTTGTGAAGACTATAAACTTCTGGAGAACATGAACAAGCTCACCAGCCTGAAGTACATGGAGATGAAGGACATTTCCATCAACATCAGCCGTAACTTGCAAGACCTCAACCAGAAGT atgcgAGCTTGCAGCCATACCTAGACCAGATAAACCAGATTGAGGAACAGGTCACAGCTCTGGAGCAGGCTGCGTATAAACTGGACACGTACTCCAAAAAACTGG agGCCAAGTTTAAGAAACTGGAGAAGCGctga